The following proteins are co-located in the Paludibaculum fermentans genome:
- a CDS encoding ATP-binding protein, whose translation MRFQALNIPAFGPFTGKHLDLSAGAGKLEIIYGANEAGKSSLLRAISTLLFGFGSRTTDDFLHPYGELRVGATIEHEGRLLTCLRRKGNKNTLRDGADAVLVAEDDLLAVAPIANQQVFEVMFGLDAERLKRGGDELLAGHGEFGQLLFSAAAGIEGLHSILAGLDGEAAELFRPRSSTARISRLLTDYDGQRKRARDAQVTPHELGELRERKELVQRRLGEVRRDTAAASSEKERLNRIRTSLGLLGEQRLVLSQLEPLAGVAPLRERFADEYAGARQDLSMNEAGRLGLRQRVARLEAEVAEIQYSEPLLAHEPSIEARYQRLGAEQKAQADLPKLRGNASAMEAELSALLSDLGEPPGLEDVARLRVPAAESKLAANLTTEHAELSANLRNASALAGELAVEVEQDAERLGGLAPARPMAGLEQALRIETLPDARRRDLDKRAKAAEVRMADEVRLLPWPGSIEELLAAAVPSEATVADWRRRLDAAAVDGREAEKAQEEAARDLARQETSLRRLEGRRAMATLSGLADRREHRAQGWQAVRQSWLERSGQAAAEFLGETGAEPARLAQAYEEAVSKADAVADELREHADEVAQVAQAEQEAGFAREKLAACSEELARKDAAKQALQAEWSALWAPWGVPASEPSQMAEWLRRRAALAERARELDLMRSELERSTAQEEAAAEELRQAIGLVTGATPEQGSTLAMLRGQAVTLLEEQKKLAAARQNLEGQLSAARRKLATVQRKESTAREELAAWQDRWSQLVERLKLNGAAEPASVQELLQLRSQITTRHSEYTQTRTRIDGILRDSAKFESDTRAVVELAAPALAGSGAMDAVREMYRQLAVHRKARDLAASKQEDLAAEKAKLEALDNELVRLQAVLTSMVAEAGCASDSEVPTRMAEWSAKQAGQAKLAQIQQALAAIAAGRTLEALAEEARGVETDEIPGRLESVEQTRTALEQERDELIREDSALSQKLVGFEGRTEARDAAADLQSTRAALLEESENYVRLRLAEQLLRSAIDEFRRKSTGKLLERSSQIFAALTLDSFEGLKLEYGSDAKGSVILVGVRPDRRTVPVGGMSEGTRDQLYLALRIASLEVYFEKNQAIPLIADDILVNFDDARAAAALGALSGLARHTQVLLFTHHRHMVELAGQHLEPADFVTYRLEKLESAG comes from the coding sequence GTGAGATTCCAGGCTTTGAACATCCCGGCCTTTGGTCCGTTCACGGGCAAGCATCTGGACCTCTCCGCGGGCGCGGGCAAGTTGGAGATCATTTACGGGGCGAACGAGGCAGGGAAGTCGTCTTTGCTGCGGGCGATCTCGACCTTGCTGTTCGGCTTCGGCAGCAGAACCACGGACGACTTCCTGCATCCGTATGGCGAGCTCCGCGTGGGTGCGACGATCGAGCACGAGGGCCGGTTGCTGACCTGTCTGCGACGAAAGGGCAACAAAAACACTCTGCGCGATGGAGCAGACGCGGTACTGGTGGCCGAAGATGATCTGCTGGCGGTGGCGCCCATTGCGAACCAGCAGGTGTTCGAGGTGATGTTTGGGCTCGACGCGGAGCGGCTGAAGCGGGGTGGCGACGAACTGCTTGCCGGGCATGGTGAGTTTGGACAACTGCTTTTCTCGGCCGCGGCCGGTATCGAGGGTCTGCACTCGATTCTTGCGGGACTGGATGGCGAAGCGGCGGAGCTGTTCAGGCCGAGGAGTTCCACAGCCAGGATATCCAGATTGCTCACCGACTACGACGGACAACGTAAGCGAGCGCGGGATGCACAGGTGACTCCGCACGAACTGGGGGAGCTGCGTGAGCGGAAAGAGCTGGTGCAGCGAAGACTGGGGGAGGTCCGTCGCGACACCGCGGCAGCGTCCTCAGAAAAGGAACGGCTCAACCGCATCCGCACTTCCCTTGGCCTGCTGGGCGAGCAGCGGCTGGTATTGAGCCAACTGGAGCCATTGGCCGGAGTGGCGCCCTTGCGCGAGCGATTCGCCGATGAGTATGCCGGGGCGCGGCAGGACCTGTCGATGAACGAGGCGGGGCGGCTGGGTTTACGGCAGAGGGTGGCACGGCTGGAGGCGGAGGTTGCGGAGATCCAATACTCCGAGCCGCTGCTGGCGCATGAGCCGTCGATTGAAGCGCGCTACCAGCGCCTGGGTGCGGAGCAGAAGGCGCAAGCGGACCTGCCAAAGTTGCGTGGCAACGCCAGCGCGATGGAGGCCGAGTTGTCGGCTCTGTTGAGCGATCTGGGAGAGCCGCCGGGCCTGGAGGATGTTGCCCGCCTGCGGGTGCCTGCGGCGGAGTCGAAGCTGGCCGCAAACCTGACGACCGAGCATGCCGAGTTGAGTGCGAACCTGCGGAACGCGAGCGCACTGGCTGGTGAACTGGCTGTGGAAGTGGAGCAGGATGCCGAGCGGCTGGGGGGCCTGGCTCCCGCAAGGCCCATGGCGGGGCTGGAGCAGGCGCTGCGGATTGAGACGCTGCCGGACGCGCGGCGGCGGGATCTGGACAAGCGGGCGAAGGCCGCGGAGGTCCGCATGGCGGACGAGGTGCGGCTGCTGCCCTGGCCGGGCTCCATTGAGGAACTGTTGGCAGCCGCAGTGCCGTCGGAAGCCACGGTGGCAGACTGGCGACGGCGGCTGGATGCCGCTGCCGTGGACGGGCGCGAGGCGGAGAAGGCGCAGGAGGAGGCCGCCCGCGATCTGGCTCGACAGGAGACCAGTCTGCGCAGGCTGGAGGGCCGCCGCGCGATGGCGACACTGAGCGGGTTGGCGGATAGGCGCGAACATCGGGCACAGGGCTGGCAGGCCGTGCGCCAGTCCTGGCTGGAGAGATCCGGCCAGGCTGCCGCGGAGTTCCTCGGCGAGACTGGCGCCGAGCCGGCACGGCTTGCCCAGGCATATGAAGAGGCTGTGTCGAAGGCCGATGCCGTAGCGGACGAGTTGCGCGAGCATGCCGACGAAGTGGCGCAGGTGGCGCAGGCCGAGCAGGAAGCCGGGTTCGCCAGGGAGAAGCTTGCGGCGTGTTCCGAGGAACTCGCTCGGAAGGATGCGGCGAAACAGGCGCTGCAGGCGGAGTGGTCCGCACTGTGGGCACCCTGGGGGGTGCCGGCCTCAGAGCCGTCACAGATGGCCGAATGGCTGCGGCGGCGTGCCGCGTTGGCGGAGCGGGCTCGCGAACTGGATCTGATGCGGTCGGAGCTGGAGAGGTCCACTGCGCAGGAGGAGGCGGCGGCCGAGGAACTGCGGCAGGCGATTGGGTTGGTGACGGGAGCGACGCCGGAGCAGGGCTCCACGTTGGCCATGCTTCGCGGTCAGGCGGTCACCCTTCTGGAAGAACAGAAGAAGCTGGCTGCGGCCCGCCAGAATCTGGAAGGCCAGTTGTCCGCTGCCCGGAGGAAGTTGGCCACCGTCCAGCGAAAGGAAAGCACGGCCCGGGAGGAGCTGGCCGCATGGCAGGATCGCTGGTCCCAACTGGTCGAGCGGTTGAAGTTGAACGGGGCCGCCGAGCCCGCGTCGGTCCAGGAACTGCTACAACTGCGGAGCCAGATCACGACCAGGCATAGCGAATACACCCAGACCAGGACGCGCATTGACGGCATCCTGCGCGATAGCGCGAAGTTCGAGTCCGATACCCGTGCGGTGGTGGAGCTCGCGGCGCCCGCCCTAGCCGGCTCGGGGGCCATGGACGCTGTACGGGAGATGTACCGGCAGCTGGCTGTGCATCGCAAGGCCCGCGACTTGGCGGCTTCGAAGCAGGAGGATCTGGCGGCGGAGAAGGCGAAGCTGGAGGCGCTGGATAACGAACTTGTACGGTTGCAAGCTGTGCTGACGTCCATGGTGGCCGAAGCCGGCTGCGCGTCTGACAGCGAGGTCCCCACGCGGATGGCGGAATGGAGCGCGAAGCAGGCAGGGCAGGCGAAGCTCGCGCAGATCCAGCAGGCGCTGGCCGCGATCGCCGCCGGGCGCACACTGGAAGCCCTGGCGGAGGAGGCGCGGGGCGTGGAGACGGATGAGATTCCAGGCCGCCTGGAGAGCGTGGAGCAGACGCGTACCGCTCTGGAGCAGGAGCGCGACGAGCTGATTCGCGAAGACTCCGCGCTGAGTCAGAAGCTGGTCGGATTCGAGGGGCGTACCGAGGCCCGGGATGCGGCGGCCGATCTGCAGAGTACACGGGCGGCGCTGCTGGAGGAGTCGGAAAACTACGTGCGGTTGCGGCTGGCTGAACAGCTGCTGCGGAGTGCGATTGACGAGTTCCGCCGGAAGTCCACGGGTAAGCTGCTGGAGCGCTCGTCCCAGATCTTCGCGGCCCTGACCCTGGATTCGTTCGAGGGACTGAAGCTGGAGTACGGTTCCGATGCCAAGGGCAGCGTGATTCTCGTGGGCGTGCGGCCCGATC
- a CDS encoding metallophosphoesterase family protein, translated as MFQFLHAADLHLDSPLTGLARYEGLPAEEIRNASRQALVRLVECAVERRVRFVILAGDIYDGSWRDAATGLFFAGQMARLRQAGIPVYLIQGNHDAESVMAKSIRLPDNVHAFSGRKAGSVEVPDVPVVVHGQSFVNRATEANLAAQYPARVEGRFNIGVLHTSLSGFEGHAPYAPCSLDDLAAKGYDYWALGHVHNAQILSRNPHVVFPGNLQGRNIRETGPKGAFVVSVDDGLRVEECAFVAMGSFQWQRVEVDLAGCGDVAELHRRFEAGLRAVAEAGGDDSQVIVRVRFTGATALHATLPGQSDWKNDLRALTTDVSSGRMWLEKIELDLVPEGRTVDLTGPMAELTEALQRAAVDPEIAAKADLQPMLQKLPDDIRGEVSGWLDPAGPRYRRLLDEVESMLVLKLTGQGGAE; from the coding sequence ATGTTCCAATTTCTGCACGCCGCCGATTTGCACCTGGATAGCCCGCTCACCGGACTGGCCCGCTATGAGGGGCTGCCGGCGGAGGAGATCCGGAATGCCTCGCGGCAGGCGCTGGTGCGGCTTGTGGAGTGTGCGGTGGAGCGGCGCGTGCGGTTCGTGATCCTGGCTGGAGATATCTACGACGGGTCGTGGCGCGATGCGGCGACGGGCCTGTTCTTCGCCGGGCAGATGGCAAGGCTGCGCCAGGCCGGGATTCCCGTCTACCTGATTCAGGGCAACCACGATGCGGAAAGTGTGATGGCGAAATCCATCCGGCTGCCGGACAATGTCCATGCCTTTTCCGGACGGAAGGCGGGCAGCGTCGAGGTGCCGGATGTGCCGGTGGTGGTTCATGGCCAGAGCTTCGTCAACCGGGCGACCGAAGCGAATCTGGCGGCGCAGTATCCGGCGCGAGTGGAAGGCCGGTTCAACATCGGAGTACTGCACACATCGCTGTCGGGCTTTGAGGGGCATGCTCCGTATGCGCCCTGCTCGCTGGATGATCTGGCGGCGAAGGGGTACGACTATTGGGCGCTCGGCCACGTGCACAACGCGCAGATCCTGAGCCGGAACCCGCATGTCGTGTTTCCGGGCAATCTGCAGGGCCGCAACATTCGGGAGACCGGTCCGAAGGGCGCCTTTGTGGTGAGCGTGGATGATGGGCTTCGTGTGGAGGAGTGCGCGTTCGTCGCGATGGGTTCGTTCCAGTGGCAGCGCGTGGAGGTGGACCTGGCCGGCTGCGGGGATGTGGCGGAGCTGCATCGGCGATTCGAAGCAGGGCTGAGAGCTGTGGCGGAGGCGGGGGGTGACGATTCGCAGGTGATTGTGCGTGTGCGATTCACGGGCGCCACTGCGCTGCATGCCACATTGCCCGGGCAGTCCGACTGGAAGAACGACTTGCGGGCGTTGACTACGGACGTGAGCTCAGGGCGGATGTGGTTGGAGAAGATCGAACTGGACCTCGTGCCGGAGGGCAGGACTGTGGATCTGACCGGACCCATGGCGGAGCTGACGGAGGCGCTCCAGCGGGCCGCCGTCGATCCGGAGATCGCGGCTAAAGCCGACCTGCAGCCGATGCTGCAGAAGCTTCCGGATGACATCCGCGGCGAGGTTTCCGGCTGGTTGGATCCTGCCGGGCCGCGATACCGAAGGCTGCTGGATGAGGTGGAATCGATGCTGGTGCTGAAGCTCACGGGGCAGGGAGGAGCGGAGTGA
- a CDS encoding uroporphyrinogen decarboxylase family protein, with translation MTPRERLLTTLQGDTADRVPVSPFIQEQYLSWYYPDRPTVDRVVDAVELANELDFDLMAKHNQFQRPHFLRRSYPNWQLSSSSEFDGRLIRYRTQIATPGRTLVQEEAVEEIGVATKGAMRVTTKHLLETPEDLRAFLEHLPPLDDEERAVMRQTIACWHALLGDRGVLAPWGFAGVFNYASDLRGSEALFMEPIEDETSYRALMDRMADAQCEYCQALVEAGADCIGIQGHIANAGTVSSAFFRAYIQEYEKRLIDSIHSAGAFTVFHNCGRAKRLYPNYRELGMTLWETVSEPPAGDNNLAQAKAALGDTICLLGNLDQIQFLKTATPAEVAERARQIMSIGKPGGRYIFAASDFLEPGTPRENVVAMLEAARESGVY, from the coding sequence ATGACCCCGCGAGAGCGACTGCTCACCACGCTGCAAGGCGATACAGCAGATCGAGTCCCAGTCTCCCCCTTCATCCAAGAGCAATACCTGTCCTGGTATTATCCAGACCGTCCTACGGTGGACCGTGTTGTCGACGCCGTCGAGCTCGCCAACGAACTGGACTTTGACCTGATGGCCAAGCACAACCAGTTCCAACGTCCGCACTTCCTCCGCCGGAGCTACCCGAACTGGCAGCTCTCCAGCAGCAGCGAATTCGATGGACGCCTCATCCGCTACCGCACCCAAATCGCAACGCCCGGCAGAACCCTGGTCCAGGAGGAGGCCGTGGAAGAGATCGGCGTCGCGACCAAAGGCGCGATGCGCGTGACGACGAAACATCTCCTCGAAACACCGGAAGACCTGAGGGCGTTTCTGGAGCACCTCCCTCCCCTGGATGACGAAGAACGTGCGGTGATGCGCCAGACCATCGCCTGTTGGCACGCGCTGCTGGGCGACCGCGGCGTCCTGGCGCCCTGGGGCTTCGCGGGCGTCTTCAACTACGCCTCCGACCTGCGCGGTAGCGAGGCGCTATTCATGGAACCCATCGAGGACGAGACCAGCTACCGCGCCTTAATGGATCGCATGGCGGACGCCCAGTGCGAGTACTGCCAGGCCCTTGTCGAGGCGGGCGCGGACTGCATCGGCATCCAGGGTCACATCGCGAACGCCGGCACCGTGAGCTCAGCCTTCTTTCGCGCGTACATCCAGGAATACGAAAAGCGCCTGATCGACTCCATCCACTCCGCCGGAGCCTTCACCGTCTTCCACAACTGCGGCCGCGCAAAGCGTCTCTACCCTAATTACCGCGAGCTCGGCATGACACTCTGGGAGACTGTCTCGGAACCGCCGGCCGGAGACAACAATCTCGCGCAAGCCAAGGCCGCGCTGGGCGACACGATCTGCCTGCTGGGCAACCTGGATCAGATCCAGTTCCTGAAGACGGCCACACCCGCCGAAGTCGCTGAGCGAGCCCGTCAGATCATGTCGATCGGGAAGCCCGGCGGCCGGTACATCTTCGCCGCCTCGGATTTCCTGGAGCCCGGCACGCCGCGCGAGAATGTCGTGGCAATGCTCGAAGCCGCACGCGAGTCCGGTGTCTATTGA
- a CDS encoding mechanosensitive ion channel family protein: protein MKEITHFLIENWQVLVLPTAVFGVVMVAGIFARRLLFSRLHRWAGRTKGHVDDITLQSLHGPFLFWIAILGLHLATQSVELPPKASALLAKIFLILWILSLTIVCSRLAVLAIKHKGNKLYGALPVTTLTQTLARLFVVSCGALVLLNTLGISITPILTALGVGGLAVALALQDTLSNLFAGFYLSIAGQVRAGDYIKLSSGEEGYVADMDWRSTTLRALANNYIVVPNAHLARAILTNYHLPETRMSLSIPVSVGFDADPDVIEQVLVDEAKAAAGEIPGLLAEPVPFVRFIPGFGPSSLDFTLICQVGEFVDQYFVQHELRKRIFRRFRRDGILIPYPARTVFMREQEGFMAPPSANSHRNAASA, encoded by the coding sequence ATGAAGGAGATTACCCACTTCCTCATCGAGAATTGGCAGGTGCTGGTTCTGCCGACTGCCGTATTCGGTGTGGTGATGGTGGCCGGCATTTTCGCCAGACGGTTGCTGTTCAGCCGATTGCATCGGTGGGCCGGGCGAACGAAAGGCCATGTCGACGACATTACGCTGCAGTCACTTCATGGGCCGTTCCTGTTCTGGATCGCGATCCTCGGACTGCACTTGGCCACACAGTCGGTGGAGCTGCCTCCAAAGGCTTCCGCCCTGCTGGCGAAGATCTTCCTGATCCTGTGGATCCTGTCGCTGACAATCGTCTGCTCGCGGCTGGCGGTGCTGGCGATCAAACACAAGGGCAATAAACTGTACGGCGCTCTGCCGGTGACTACGCTTACGCAGACACTGGCCCGCCTGTTCGTCGTCAGCTGCGGCGCATTGGTGCTGTTGAACACGTTGGGGATCTCCATCACGCCCATCCTGACGGCCCTGGGTGTTGGGGGCCTGGCGGTTGCCCTGGCGCTACAGGATACTCTTTCCAATCTGTTCGCGGGTTTCTATCTGAGCATCGCGGGACAGGTGCGTGCCGGGGACTACATCAAACTGAGCTCCGGTGAAGAAGGCTATGTCGCCGACATGGATTGGCGCAGCACCACGCTGCGGGCCCTGGCCAATAACTACATCGTGGTTCCCAATGCACACCTGGCGCGGGCCATTCTCACCAACTACCATCTGCCGGAGACGCGGATGTCGCTGTCGATCCCGGTGAGTGTCGGTTTTGATGCCGACCCGGATGTCATCGAGCAGGTGCTGGTGGACGAAGCCAAGGCGGCGGCGGGGGAGATCCCGGGCTTGCTGGCTGAACCCGTGCCGTTCGTGAGATTCATCCCGGGCTTCGGTCCGTCCTCCCTCGATTTCACACTGATCTGCCAGGTGGGCGAATTCGTCGACCAGTACTTCGTCCAGCATGAACTGCGCAAGCGGATCTTCCGGCGGTTCCGCCGCGATGGGATTCTTATTCCTTACCCGGCCCGCACGGTGTTCATGCGCGAGCAGGAGGGCTTCATGGCGCCACCGAGTGCGAACTCGCACCGTAACGCTGCTTCGGCGTAG
- a CDS encoding MmcQ/YjbR family DNA-binding protein, with protein sequence MPKSAKPVDSEAHLQRVRRICLSLPGTMEKLSHGEPTFFVNRKVFTMFSNNHHNDGHIAVWIPVPPGAQATMLATWPETFYYPPYVGVSGWVGVELDRISDDDLASHILEAWRLRAPAKLLKPKL encoded by the coding sequence ATGCCGAAATCCGCCAAACCCGTCGACTCCGAAGCCCACCTGCAACGAGTCCGCCGCATCTGCCTCAGCCTGCCCGGCACCATGGAGAAGCTCTCTCACGGCGAACCCACCTTCTTCGTCAACAGGAAGGTCTTCACCATGTTCTCCAACAACCACCACAACGACGGGCACATCGCAGTCTGGATCCCCGTACCGCCCGGCGCCCAGGCCACCATGCTCGCCACCTGGCCGGAGACGTTCTACTACCCGCCCTATGTCGGCGTCAGCGGCTGGGTCGGCGTGGAGCTCGACCGCATCAGCGACGACGACCTCGCCTCACACATCCTGGAGGCCTGGCGCCTGCGTGCACCCGCGAAACTCCTCAAGCCGAAGCTCTAG
- a CDS encoding thiamine pyrophosphate-dependent enzyme — MALAAHDAQLTLGTGYPGTPSTEILESLHSLGGRAQWSPNEKVALEVGIGVAFGGGRALVTMKHVGLNVAADPLFTVAYTGVRGALVIVSADDPGMASSQNEQDNRRYAIAAGIPMLEPGDSQEAYNFTLLAIELSERWNIPVLLRMTTRVCHSKTIVETPGYPVPPAPPAGYVRDVPARVMIPAYARPAHHKLRAKLAQIAAWNEREGPLAVVPGSDTLGVITSGVSFQYVREALPQASVLKLGLTYPLPLELMRTFAIAHTRTLVIEEGDPYLADSARAAGIPVEANAEIFRFGELNVARVRRMEAGDLTPEPKPVPGKPPELCHGCPHRTVFTALRDLGCIVSGDIGCYSLGVLPPFLAMDTLVCMGASIGVGLGLRHTLPVEEARRVVSVIGDSTFVHSGITGLVEMVYNPPPTGHLLLILDNGTTAMTGLQEHPGTGRTLDHASTGKFVFENVIRAMGIPDVHVVDPTRDPAAFTELVKTSLDSGRLSVIIARRNCLLAAGAIKQYEKCPEGSTHEQ, encoded by the coding sequence GTGGCGCTTGCAGCCCATGACGCGCAACTCACCTTGGGCACCGGCTATCCCGGCACTCCTTCCACCGAAATCCTGGAGTCCCTCCACTCTCTCGGCGGCCGGGCCCAGTGGTCGCCCAACGAGAAGGTCGCCCTCGAAGTTGGCATTGGCGTGGCCTTCGGCGGAGGACGCGCGCTCGTCACCATGAAGCACGTGGGCCTGAACGTAGCAGCCGACCCGCTGTTCACCGTGGCGTACACCGGAGTTCGCGGCGCCCTCGTCATCGTCTCCGCCGACGATCCCGGCATGGCTTCCAGCCAGAACGAACAGGACAACCGCCGCTACGCGATCGCGGCCGGCATCCCGATGCTCGAGCCCGGCGATTCACAGGAAGCCTACAACTTCACGCTCCTCGCCATCGAACTCTCAGAGCGTTGGAACATCCCGGTCCTGCTCCGCATGACCACCCGCGTGTGCCACTCGAAGACCATCGTCGAGACGCCCGGCTACCCGGTGCCGCCCGCGCCGCCCGCCGGCTACGTGCGCGACGTCCCGGCCCGCGTGATGATCCCAGCCTATGCCCGGCCCGCGCATCACAAGCTGCGCGCAAAACTGGCGCAGATCGCCGCATGGAACGAACGCGAGGGCCCGCTCGCCGTAGTGCCAGGCAGTGACACCCTCGGCGTCATCACCTCCGGAGTCTCCTTCCAATATGTTCGCGAGGCCCTGCCGCAGGCGAGCGTCCTGAAACTGGGGCTGACCTACCCACTGCCGCTGGAGCTCATGCGCACCTTCGCGATTGCCCATACGCGGACTCTTGTCATCGAGGAAGGCGATCCCTACCTGGCCGATTCGGCTCGCGCCGCCGGTATCCCCGTGGAAGCCAATGCGGAGATCTTCCGCTTTGGAGAATTGAACGTAGCTCGTGTCCGCCGCATGGAAGCGGGCGACCTCACTCCTGAACCCAAACCAGTACCGGGCAAGCCGCCAGAACTCTGCCACGGCTGCCCGCATCGCACCGTCTTCACGGCCCTCCGCGATCTCGGCTGCATCGTCTCGGGCGATATCGGCTGCTACTCGCTCGGCGTCCTGCCGCCTTTCCTGGCCATGGACACCCTTGTCTGCATGGGCGCCTCCATCGGTGTCGGACTCGGGCTCCGCCATACCCTGCCCGTCGAGGAAGCCCGCCGTGTCGTCAGCGTCATCGGCGACAGCACCTTCGTCCACAGCGGCATCACGGGCCTGGTCGAGATGGTCTACAACCCGCCGCCCACCGGACACCTGCTGCTGATCCTCGACAACGGCACCACCGCCATGACCGGCCTGCAGGAACATCCCGGCACCGGCCGCACCCTCGACCACGCCAGCACCGGCAAGTTCGTCTTCGAGAACGTCATCCGCGCCATGGGCATCCCGGATGTGCACGTCGTCGACCCCACCCGCGATCCCGCCGCCTTCACTGAACTCGTGAAGACCAGCCTCGACTCCGGCCGGCTTTCCGTCATCATCGCGCGCCGAAACTGCCTGCTGGCCGCCGGAGCCATCAAGCAGTACGAGAAATGCCCGGAGGGCAGCACCCATGAGCAATAA
- a CDS encoding indolepyruvate oxidoreductase subunit beta: MSNNVRNIVIAGLGGQGVLKASDIVADVAFASGLDVKKSEIHGMSQRGGSVSSDVRFGSKVFSPMVPDGEADFLVVLDPTQIEVNRAALKPTGILIDPSILAGYKLKSEKSINVALLGALSRHLDFPESAWITAISGHLAPKLHAMNFAAFETGRNA, encoded by the coding sequence ATGAGCAATAACGTCAGGAACATTGTCATCGCCGGCCTTGGCGGACAGGGCGTTCTGAAGGCCTCGGACATCGTGGCCGATGTCGCCTTCGCCTCGGGCCTGGACGTCAAAAAGAGCGAGATTCACGGCATGAGCCAGCGCGGCGGCTCAGTCTCCAGTGATGTCCGCTTCGGCTCCAAGGTCTTCAGCCCCATGGTGCCGGACGGCGAAGCGGACTTCCTGGTGGTCCTGGATCCTACCCAGATCGAGGTCAACCGCGCAGCGCTCAAGCCGACCGGCATCCTGATCGACCCCTCCATCCTGGCCGGCTACAAACTGAAAAGCGAAAAGAGCATCAACGTGGCGCTGCTGGGCGCCTTGAGCCGCCACCTCGACTTTCCTGAGTCCGCCTGGATCACCGCCATCAGCGGACACCTCGCACCCAAACTGCATGCCATGAACTTCGCCGCCTTTGAAACCGGGAGGAATGCATGA